One Rhinopithecus roxellana isolate Shanxi Qingling chromosome 7, ASM756505v1, whole genome shotgun sequence DNA segment encodes these proteins:
- the RAB39B gene encoding ras-related protein Rab-39B yields the protein MEAIWLYQFRLIVIGDSTVGKSCLIRRFTEGRFAQVSDPTVGVDFFSRLVEIEPGKRIKLQIWDTAGQERFRSITRAYYRNSVGGLLLFDITNRRSFQNVHEWLEETKVHVQPYQIVFVLVGHKCDLDTQRQVTRHEAEKLAAAYGMKYIETSARDAINVEKAFTDLTRDIYELVKRGEITIQEGWEGVKSGFVPNVVHSSEEVVKSERRCLC from the exons ATGGAGGCCATCTGGCTGTACCAGTTCCGGCTCATTGTCATCGGGGATTCCACAGTGGGCAAGTCCTGCCTGATCCGCCGCTTCACCGAGGGTCGCTTTGCCCAGGTTTCTGACCCCACCGTGGGGGTGGATTTTTTCTCCCGCTTGGTGGAGATCGAGCCGGGAAAACGCATCAAGCTCCAGATCTGGGATACCGCGGGTCAAGAGAGGTTCAG ATCCATCACTCGCGCCTACTACAGGAACTCAGTAGGTGGTCTTCTCTTATTTGACATTACCAACCGCAGGTCCTTCCAGAATGTCCATGAGTGGTTAGAAGAGACCAAAGTACACGTTCAGCCCTACCAAATTGTATTTGTTCTGGTGGGTCACAAGTGTGACCTGGATACACAGAGGCAAGTGACTCGCCACGAGGCCGAGAAACTGGCTGCTGCATACGGCATGAAGTACATTGAAACGTCAGCCCGAGATGCCATTAATGTGGAGAAAGCCTTCACAGACCTGACAAGAGACATATATGAGCTGGTTAAAAGGGGGGAGATTACAATCCAGGAGGGCTGGGAAGGGGTGAAGAGTGGATTTGTACCAAATGTGGTTCACTCTTCAGAAGAGGTTGTCAAATCAGAGAGGAGATGTTTGTGCTAG